The nucleotide window TTAGTTGATCCAAGCAATACCCAATGTGCAATTTACAAAAGTGATCAGGGAGACAGAATATTTCCTGCTCTTTTTCTAAAAAGTACATACATTATAACTTCATCAGTAAGCGGTGCAAGCAGTGAGGATTTAGAAGTTGTAAGCAACTAGATAATGCCTAAAAGAAATATTACTGTTTAACACTTCATCATCGAAACTAAATCAAGCTAATATTTAGTAGTGGTGTTTACATCCTCGAATTCGACATTACCTGAAAAAAGCTCCTAATAGGAGCTCTTATTCTGTCTAATCAGGTCTGTTAGAAATATCTGGTTTGTTCGGAAATAAATTTTTTATGACTGTAAGATAAAAAATAAGAACAGAAGCAGTAAGAGTGCCACACACAAAAATAAATTCTGTCTCGGAGACGCTATAGCTAATTTTAATAGATTTAAAAAATGGCAACCTGAATTCTTTAAGACCATGTAAAATTATAAAGAATGCTATGAATATTGCCCAAATAGAAGAAAACCAAAATGCTTTTTTAGCATTTTCTTTTCTTAATCTTCTTTCGTTTTTACTATCCTTAAATTTAGATTTATTCTCGTTAATTTGTGTCTTTCGCTTGAGTCTAAATTCATAATATTTTAATCGAAACTCTTCATGTTTTAGAAAAACATCTATATCATTCATTTCTCCTCCAAAAAGAGCAATTTTTTCTTTTTTCGATTTTATATCGGAAGTTGAAGATGGCTCTACTTCGGGACTATAATTATCAAAAAAAAACTTAAAATCTAAATCTTCAGATGGGTCATCTTCCACGCTCATCAATTAATTTTTTGTAATGATTTCTAATAATATCATTACTAATCACTTTATGATACATATTTGGGTCAAAAGCTTCACTCCAAGGAGTTTCACTCATGTGAGTCATACTTGACAACTCCAATCCGGAGTAATTCTTATAAGTATTCCATATTGATTTTATAAAGTTCTGATCAATGTCGCTTAATTTATTCTCTGTATAAAGATCGATGATTTCAAGATCAACATTTCTATACCCAAATCTTTTAGTTACATGATAGAGTTCTGGAACAACAGGACCATACTTCCAAGCTTGAACATTATTTTCAATAAGTGGCTTGTCATAAAAGCCTAAATACC belongs to Chryseobacterium sp. KACC 21268 and includes:
- a CDS encoding DUF4065 domain-containing protein, with product MYNCFDIAKQFLKFANEEGFGIEPMKLLKLTYIAHGWYLGFYDKPLIENNVQAWKYGPVVPELYHVTKRFGYRNVDLEIIDLYTENKLSDIDQNFIKSIWNTYKNYSGLELSSMTHMSETPWSEAFDPNMYHKVISNDIIRNHYKKLIDERGR